A part of Desulfobacter sp. genomic DNA contains:
- the radC gene encoding DNA repair protein RadC, whose amino-acid sequence MPKLKNLPEHLRPREKLLDRGAQSLSDKELLALVLGRGTARHDVLSLSEKLIPIIDEKGGALTLADLTKVPGIGRAGAAKLVAAFEFARRRIKPRGLKIQRPQEILPLIRHYGDRQQEHFLSVSLNGANEVMAVRVVTIGLVNKSQVHPREVFSDLIAERAAGLIAAHNHPSGDLSPSTEDREVTRRLKEAGTLLGIPLMDHIIFHGSDFYSFAAHNLL is encoded by the coding sequence ATGCCAAAGCTAAAAAACCTGCCCGAGCATCTCAGGCCCAGGGAAAAACTCCTGGACAGGGGGGCTCAATCCCTTTCCGATAAAGAGCTGCTGGCCCTGGTCCTGGGACGCGGGACGGCCAGGCACGATGTCTTATCCCTTTCAGAGAAACTCATTCCCATCATCGACGAAAAAGGGGGCGCACTGACCCTGGCGGATCTCACGAAGGTGCCCGGAATCGGAAGGGCCGGCGCCGCTAAACTGGTGGCCGCTTTTGAGTTTGCCAGGCGGCGGATCAAGCCCCGGGGCCTAAAAATACAACGGCCCCAGGAGATCCTGCCCCTGATCCGCCACTACGGGGACCGGCAGCAGGAACACTTTCTATCGGTATCTTTAAACGGGGCCAATGAAGTCATGGCCGTACGGGTGGTGACCATCGGCCTGGTGAACAAAAGCCAGGTCCACCCCAGGGAGGTTTTCTCAGACCTCATCGCCGAACGGGCCGCCGGCCTCATTGCCGCCCACAACCACCCTTCAGGCGACCTGTCCCCGTCAACGGAAGACCGGGAGGTGACCCGGCGGCTAAAGGAGGCCGGCACCCTGCTGGGAATCCCCCTCATGGATCATATTATTTTCCATGGCAGCGATTTTTATTCCTTTGCCGCCCATAATTTATTATGA
- a CDS encoding cache domain-containing protein — protein sequence MFAVVIVYLWIGEKILTANSQVKNIRQNYLESQKNTIRTQVKQAVEYTYHQRSLAEKRARAQAKSRTNEAWEIASYIYNRNKNKLPVGRIQQLVHDALYAASWDGGKGYYFVVSMSGIEMVNRNTPELEGRNVMAFRDSRGTYLTKAFIKIVTSPAREGFLSYYYPKPGLHGVDVPKISFVKYFQPLDWMIANGMYILDEEENIKEEVIERLEQIKFGSTGYIFVGTWDGLSLAGLFKGKNVLDSPDSEPGQLARQMINLSKSGGGFIQYLTPRFEGHEPASKISYIEPIPEWQWYIGTGLYIDAIEVAIQEKQQKIKDEIRILIVKCIIVLFLFLMVSFLIVRLLSGKIEKNLKLFSNFFKRSEKNALPIEMDKVTFSEFKFLADSANQMATKRKESEASLRESEKRYRTLFESSFDSLVIIDGGSNTYVDCNTAALKLYGLESQDQFIGMAVGKFSPERQPDGEKSKDLAIKHIDSALLKGSCIFEWTSAKQDGTSFPTLITLSTMYIGNNKYVLEVIRDLTEIKTAEEKREQLIEELKQALSEVKILSGLLPICSSCKKIRDDKGYWKQIDSYIEKYSDAVFSHGLCPKCTEELYGDQEWYIKRKNQKKTE from the coding sequence ATGTTTGCTGTGGTTATCGTCTATCTCTGGATCGGTGAAAAAATATTAACTGCGAATTCACAAGTCAAAAATATACGCCAGAACTATCTTGAATCCCAGAAAAACACTATCAGAACCCAGGTCAAACAGGCAGTTGAGTATACCTATCACCAGCGGTCCCTGGCCGAAAAAAGAGCCCGTGCCCAGGCGAAGTCCCGAACCAATGAGGCCTGGGAAATCGCCTCCTATATTTATAATCGCAATAAAAACAAATTACCTGTGGGCCGGATACAGCAATTGGTTCATGACGCGCTTTATGCGGCCTCATGGGATGGCGGCAAAGGGTATTATTTTGTGGTCAGTATGTCGGGAATCGAAATGGTCAACCGGAATACCCCTGAACTTGAAGGCCGGAATGTTATGGCGTTCAGGGACAGCAGGGGAACCTATCTGACCAAGGCCTTCATTAAAATTGTAACATCACCTGCCCGGGAGGGCTTTTTATCCTATTATTACCCAAAACCGGGGCTGCATGGGGTCGATGTCCCCAAGATTTCCTTTGTTAAATATTTTCAACCCCTTGACTGGATGATCGCCAATGGAATGTATATCCTGGATGAAGAGGAGAATATTAAAGAGGAGGTCATTGAACGGCTGGAGCAGATAAAATTCGGATCCACCGGGTATATTTTTGTCGGAACCTGGGATGGACTGAGTCTGGCAGGATTGTTCAAAGGAAAAAATGTCCTGGATTCCCCGGATTCAGAACCCGGGCAATTGGCCCGGCAGATGATCAACCTGTCAAAATCAGGGGGCGGCTTTATTCAATACCTTACCCCCAGATTTGAGGGACATGAGCCTGCATCAAAAATCAGTTATATTGAACCCATCCCGGAATGGCAGTGGTATATCGGCACCGGATTATACATTGATGCAATTGAAGTGGCCATCCAGGAAAAACAGCAGAAAATAAAAGATGAGATACGAATTTTAATCGTGAAGTGCATCATCGTCCTCTTTCTTTTTTTAATGGTTTCTTTTTTAATCGTAAGGCTCCTCTCGGGGAAGATCGAAAAAAATCTGAAACTATTTTCCAATTTTTTCAAGCGTTCAGAGAAAAACGCCCTTCCCATTGAGATGGACAAGGTGACATTTTCCGAGTTTAAGTTCCTTGCCGATTCAGCCAATCAGATGGCGACAAAGAGAAAAGAGTCCGAAGCATCGTTGCGTGAAAGCGAGAAACGGTATAGAACGCTTTTTGAATCTTCCTTTGATTCACTGGTTATCATTGACGGCGGTTCCAATACTTATGTGGACTGCAACACCGCCGCTCTGAAATTATATGGACTGGAATCGCAGGACCAGTTCATCGGCATGGCAGTGGGCAAATTCTCCCCCGAGCGTCAACCCGATGGAGAGAAATCCAAAGACCTGGCGATAAAGCATATAGACTCTGCCCTTTTAAAAGGATCCTGCATTTTCGAGTGGACCAGTGCCAAACAGGATGGGACATCTTTCCCGACACTGATCACCCTGAGTACGATGTATATTGGTAATAATAAATACGTATTGGAGGTTATCCGTGATTTAACGGAGATTAAGACGGCAGAAGAAAAACGAGAGCAATTGATTGAGGAGTTGAAGCAGGCTTTGTCTGAGGTGAAGATTTTAAGCGGGCTGCTTCCCATCTGTTCCTCCTGTAAAAAAATCAGGGATGACAAGGGATACTGGAAACAGATTGATTCCTACATTGAAAAATACTCTGATGCCGTTTTCAGCCATGGCCTCTGCCCGAAATGTACGGAAGAGTTGTATGGGGATCAAGAATGGTATATCAAAAGGAAAAACCAAAAGAAAACTGAGTAA
- a CDS encoding IS4 family transposase, with protein MVRHASLFSQLVAFFNRNKFMNLVAKNKTERYSKGFKSWDHFVAMLFCQVAQAKSLREISGGLACCMGKLRHLGVSSAPSKSTLSYANKNRSWQLFQDLFYDTFEFCRKHSPGGHKFRFKNKLLSLDSTTISLCLSLFPWAEFRRTKGAVKLHLLLDHDGYLPSYAYISNGKNHESKYAKRFPLAPGSIITMDRGYNDYSLFASWTAQDVFFVTRLKTNAAYEVLSERELPLRRNILSDEMIKFTGHNARKACPFILRRIVVWDADNQREIILLTNHYKFGATTISSIYKDRWQIELFFKAIKQNLRIKTFVGTSENALYTQIWTALIAMLLIKFLQLKSKFGWSLSNLIAFLRWNLFSYRDLWKWLDKPFETVPTTPPPVQMELPFKRF; from the coding sequence ATGGTACGTCATGCGAGTCTGTTCAGTCAATTGGTAGCCTTTTTTAACCGTAATAAATTTATGAATCTGGTAGCGAAGAACAAAACAGAACGATATTCCAAGGGGTTCAAAAGCTGGGACCATTTTGTTGCTATGCTTTTCTGTCAAGTTGCCCAGGCAAAGAGCCTGAGGGAAATCAGTGGGGGCCTTGCCTGCTGCATGGGGAAACTGCGCCACCTCGGTGTATCCTCGGCGCCAAGTAAATCAACGTTGTCTTATGCTAATAAGAACCGCTCATGGCAGCTGTTTCAAGATCTTTTCTATGATACCTTTGAATTTTGTCGCAAACATTCACCTGGTGGTCACAAATTCAGGTTCAAAAACAAACTGCTTTCTTTGGACAGCACAACAATATCCTTGTGTCTCAGTCTTTTCCCCTGGGCAGAATTCCGTCGTACGAAAGGTGCCGTTAAACTTCATCTGCTACTGGATCATGATGGCTACCTGCCTTCCTATGCTTACATATCAAATGGCAAGAATCACGAATCCAAATATGCCAAAAGATTCCCGCTCGCACCAGGATCAATTATCACAATGGACCGTGGATATAACGATTACAGCCTGTTTGCTTCCTGGACAGCACAAGATGTATTTTTTGTGACCAGGCTGAAAACCAATGCAGCTTATGAGGTGTTATCAGAGCGTGAGCTACCTCTTCGGAGAAACATTCTCTCAGATGAAATGATCAAGTTTACCGGCCACAATGCCCGGAAAGCATGTCCATTCATATTGCGGAGAATCGTTGTTTGGGATGCGGATAACCAGCGGGAAATCATTTTGCTGACAAATCATTATAAATTCGGAGCAACCACCATCTCGTCTATCTATAAGGATCGCTGGCAAATCGAATTGTTTTTCAAGGCCATAAAACAGAATCTGAGAATCAAGACCTTTGTCGGAACGAGTGAGAATGCCTTGTACACACAGATTTGGACAGCATTAATTGCCATGCTGCTGATCAAATTTCTACAACTCAAATCAAAATTTGGTTGGTCTTTATCCAACTTGATCGCTTTTTTGAGATGGAACCTGTTCAGCTACAGGGATCTTTGGAAATGGCTCGATAAACCGTTTGAGACCGTGCCGACGACCCCACCGCCAGTACAGATGGAATTGCCTTTTAAAAGGTTCTGA
- a CDS encoding ribose-phosphate pyrophosphokinase — protein sequence MKDDLKVFSGGSNPALAREICDYIGIPLSPLETARFSNDNLFVQVKESVREKDVFVVQSLTEPVSDHLMELMITLDALRSASARRITAVIPYYSYARSDKKDAPRISIAGRLIADLLKTAGASRVLTMDLHADSVHGFFSIPVDHLTAGPTICEYFEQHLDLSRVVVVATDAGGAKRAGRFAKRLDTSMAIIDKRRLSDSKVKQGLVVGKVEGFDAIIFDDEISTGGTLVSTVNTLEKAGVKNIYVGATHPVLCGPASGNLAASSIAETVVANTVEIPEAKRFPQLKVLSVAPLFARAIERIHTGESVSALFR from the coding sequence ATGAAGGATGATTTAAAAGTGTTTTCAGGCGGGTCCAATCCCGCCCTTGCCCGGGAGATCTGCGACTATATCGGCATCCCCTTAAGCCCCCTTGAGACGGCCCGATTCTCCAATGACAACCTTTTTGTACAGGTGAAGGAGAGCGTCCGGGAAAAGGACGTGTTTGTGGTGCAGTCCCTCACCGAGCCGGTGAGCGATCACCTCATGGAACTGATGATCACCCTGGACGCCCTGCGCAGTGCCTCGGCCCGGAGGATCACAGCAGTAATTCCCTATTATTCCTATGCCCGGTCCGATAAAAAGGATGCCCCGCGGATTTCCATTGCCGGGCGCCTCATCGCAGACCTGCTGAAAACCGCCGGTGCCAGCCGGGTGCTGACCATGGATCTCCATGCCGATTCGGTCCACGGTTTTTTCAGCATTCCCGTGGACCATCTTACTGCCGGTCCCACCATCTGCGAGTATTTTGAACAGCACCTGGATCTGTCCCGGGTGGTGGTTGTGGCCACGGATGCCGGCGGGGCCAAGCGGGCAGGGCGGTTTGCCAAGCGGCTGGATACATCCATGGCCATCATTGACAAGCGGCGCCTTTCCGATTCAAAGGTAAAGCAGGGATTGGTTGTGGGAAAGGTGGAAGGGTTTGACGCCATTATTTTTGACGATGAAATTTCCACCGGCGGCACCCTGGTGTCCACGGTGAACACCCTGGAAAAGGCCGGTGTCAAAAATATCTATGTGGGCGCCACCCATCCCGTGCTCTGCGGCCCGGCTTCCGGCAACCTGGCCGCCTCGTCCATTGCCGAGACCGTGGTGGCCAACACCGTGGAGATCCCTGAGGCCAAACGCTTTCCCCAGCTGAAGGTCCTGTCCGTGGCCCCATTGTTTGCCCGGGCCATTGAGCGGATCCATACCGGGGAAAGTGTCAGCGCACTTTTCAGATAG
- a CDS encoding ABC transporter ATP-binding protein, which translates to MIQLKDICLQLPGFALDNINLTIDRGDFFALIGPTGSGKSLLLEGIMGLMPFTSGQLLSQGREMNAVPVEKRNLAIVYQDFALFPHLDVTRNILYGTGYHKISQADIQHRLDRLVSTLGLGRILDRRPHNLSGGEKQRVALARSLILNPRVLLLDEPLSALDPVFHDGAKHLLKKIHEELDMTIVMVSHNFQDVVYLANRGAIIHRGKIFQQGEILEVFEKPNSRFTADFVGMKNIRPIGFRDGKLVVEGAGADIISAGEPEAGCTHMGIRPEDIVLNASGSRRWANRFRGRVTALSNHGLFLDVRLVAENMEFQAIWPRGYLKDYGLAPGKSVEFAFHREAVHLF; encoded by the coding sequence ATGATCCAGCTTAAAGATATCTGTCTGCAATTGCCGGGGTTTGCCCTGGATAATATCAATCTGACCATTGACCGGGGGGATTTTTTTGCCCTGATCGGGCCCACGGGGTCGGGCAAGTCATTGCTTCTGGAAGGGATTATGGGATTGATGCCCTTTACTTCCGGACAATTGCTGTCACAGGGGCGGGAGATGAACGCCGTGCCGGTGGAAAAGCGGAATCTGGCCATTGTTTATCAGGATTTTGCCCTGTTTCCCCATCTGGACGTGACCCGGAATATCCTTTACGGCACCGGGTACCACAAGATCTCCCAGGCCGACATCCAGCACCGGCTGGACCGCCTGGTCTCCACCCTGGGCCTCGGGCGTATTCTCGACCGCCGGCCCCATAACCTTTCCGGTGGAGAAAAACAGCGGGTGGCCCTGGCCCGGTCCCTCATCCTCAATCCCCGGGTGCTCCTCCTTGACGAACCCCTCTCAGCCCTGGATCCCGTATTTCACGACGGGGCCAAGCACCTGCTTAAAAAGATCCACGAAGAACTGGACATGACCATTGTCATGGTTTCCCACAATTTCCAGGACGTGGTCTACCTGGCCAACCGCGGGGCCATCATCCACCGGGGCAAAATATTTCAGCAGGGCGAAATACTGGAGGTCTTTGAGAAACCGAACTCAAGATTTACCGCAGATTTTGTGGGCATGAAAAATATCAGACCCATAGGGTTCCGGGATGGGAAACTGGTGGTTGAAGGGGCTGGTGCGGATATTATTTCTGCCGGTGAACCCGAGGCCGGCTGCACCCACATGGGCATCCGGCCCGAAGATATTGTCCTCAATGCCAGCGGCTCCCGCCGGTGGGCCAACCGGTTCCGGGGCCGGGTGACCGCGCTGTCTAACCACGGCCTTTTCCTGGATGTCCGTCTGGTGGCTGAGAACATGGAGTTCCAGGCCATCTGGCCCAGGGGCTATCTCAAAGACTATGGACTGGCTCCCGGGAAATCCGTTGAGTTTGCCTTTCACCGGGAAGCCGTCCATCTCTTTTAG
- a CDS encoding iron-sulfur cluster assembly scaffold protein, with translation MKLDNLDKFLDQLQEDIFDEAREALGEKGFDRWRNPRYNGRMEDPDGWARVKGECGDTMEIYLKFNGGRVASASYFTDGCASSMVSGSFAAELTLDKTPEELTDITADHVLDAVGKLPEDDLHCTTLAARTIQAALDNYMGSLVQNKEEDKA, from the coding sequence ATCAAATTGGATAACCTGGATAAATTTTTAGACCAGCTTCAGGAAGATATTTTCGACGAAGCCAGGGAAGCCCTGGGAGAAAAGGGATTCGACCGGTGGCGCAACCCCAGGTACAACGGCAGGATGGAAGATCCCGACGGCTGGGCACGGGTAAAAGGCGAGTGTGGAGACACCATGGAAATTTACCTGAAATTCAACGGCGGACGGGTGGCTTCTGCATCCTATTTCACCGACGGCTGCGCCTCTTCCATGGTCAGCGGTTCCTTTGCCGCTGAACTGACCCTGGACAAGACGCCGGAAGAGCTCACCGACATCACAGCCGACCATGTGCTGGATGCCGTCGGCAAACTGCCGGAAGACGACCTGCACTGCACCACCCTGGCCGCCCGCACCATCCAGGCCGCCCTGGACAATTACATGGGCAGCCTGGTCCAGAATAAAGAGGAAGATAAGGCCTGA
- the wtpA gene encoding tungstate ABC transporter substrate-binding protein WtpA, with protein sequence MKKCRLISLIAVLVALPVLALAGPSGKLTIFHAGSLTVPFAAIEKAFEAKYPQVDVLREAGGSTKMARLISEVGKDADIMASADYKVIDNNLIPKFADWNVRFATNQLVLCYTDQSKFADKVNGDNWYDILLEKGVEWGHSDPNLDPCGYRSLMVLQLAEKFYNMPGLYQKLLDNRPKKNVRPKSVELVNLLKTGHMDYAWEYLSVAIQHGLKYVTLNEHINLGNYKYDAFYKQAAVEVSGKKPGTFRTKKGKSCTYGITLIKNSPNPEAAKAFLAFLLSPENGLKTLDSMGQPPFIPARVPDQAMAGKLPAELSGLVEVKN encoded by the coding sequence ATGAAAAAGTGTAGACTGATATCCCTTATTGCTGTTCTGGTGGCCTTGCCTGTCCTGGCCCTTGCCGGGCCTTCCGGAAAATTGACGATTTTCCATGCCGGCAGCCTGACCGTACCTTTTGCCGCCATTGAAAAGGCCTTTGAGGCCAAGTACCCCCAGGTTGATGTGCTCCGGGAAGCCGGCGGCAGCACCAAGATGGCCCGCCTGATTTCCGAAGTGGGCAAGGATGCCGATATTATGGCATCCGCCGACTATAAGGTCATCGACAACAACCTCATCCCCAAATTTGCCGACTGGAATGTCCGTTTTGCCACCAACCAGCTGGTGCTCTGCTACACCGACCAGAGCAAATTTGCCGACAAGGTCAACGGGGACAACTGGTATGATATCCTGCTTGAAAAAGGCGTGGAATGGGGGCATTCCGATCCCAACCTCGACCCCTGCGGCTACAGGAGCCTTATGGTGCTTCAGCTGGCAGAAAAGTTTTACAATATGCCCGGCCTCTATCAGAAACTCTTGGACAACAGGCCCAAAAAAAATGTCCGGCCTAAATCCGTGGAGCTGGTCAACCTGTTGAAAACCGGGCATATGGATTATGCCTGGGAATACCTTTCCGTGGCCATCCAGCACGGGCTCAAATACGTCACCCTCAACGAACATATCAACCTGGGCAACTATAAATATGATGCCTTTTACAAGCAGGCCGCCGTTGAAGTTTCCGGCAAAAAACCGGGGACCTTCAGGACCAAAAAAGGCAAATCATGCACCTACGGCATCACCCTGATCAAAAATTCCCCCAACCCCGAGGCGGCCAAGGCCTTTCTGGCATTCCTGCTCTCGCCCGAGAACGGTTTGAAAACCCTGGATTCAATGGGACAGCCGCCCTTCATACCGGCCCGGGTTCCGGACCAGGCCATGGCGGGCAAGCTCCCGGCCGAACTCTCCGGCCTGGTAGAGGTGAAGAACTAG
- a CDS encoding ABC transporter permease, with translation MTKLDNMGRLFMGLSLPLILLLTLPLIQMTTEPSIAMLVETIADKDVVAAISRSLGLSLTAGVLAFFMGTPLAYLLARKEIWGKKIIEGIIDLPIMIPHPVVGIAILSLAGKNHPLGRLLADFGIQIMGTKTGIVTVLLFVGLPFYINTVKAGFESVPVRLENASRTLGAAGIDTFRRVTLPLTWRHMVLGVIMCTARAISEFGAIVIVAYHPMTAPVMIYERFTAYGLKYSQPVAVWLIGISFVLFVVLRLLSRSVHQHYR, from the coding sequence ATGACGAAATTGGACAATATGGGCAGGCTGTTCATGGGCCTGAGCCTGCCCCTTATTTTGCTGCTGACCCTGCCGCTGATCCAGATGACCACCGAGCCCAGCATTGCCATGCTTGTGGAGACCATTGCGGACAAGGATGTGGTGGCCGCCATTTCCCGGTCCCTGGGGCTTTCCCTGACCGCCGGGGTGCTGGCCTTTTTCATGGGCACCCCCCTGGCCTACCTGCTGGCCAGAAAGGAAATCTGGGGGAAAAAAATCATCGAAGGCATCATCGACCTTCCCATTATGATTCCCCATCCGGTGGTTGGCATCGCCATCCTCAGCCTGGCCGGGAAAAATCATCCCCTGGGCAGGCTGCTGGCTGATTTCGGCATCCAGATCATGGGAACCAAGACCGGCATTGTCACGGTGCTCCTCTTTGTGGGGCTTCCGTTTTACATCAATACGGTGAAGGCCGGGTTTGAAAGTGTGCCGGTCCGCCTTGAAAATGCCTCCCGCACCCTGGGGGCGGCCGGGATTGATACCTTCAGGCGGGTGACCCTGCCCCTGACCTGGCGCCATATGGTCCTGGGCGTCATCATGTGCACGGCCCGGGCCATTTCCGAATTCGGGGCCATTGTCATTGTGGCTTACCATCCCATGACGGCCCCGGTGATGATCTATGAGCGGTTCACGGCTTACGGCCTGAAATATTCCCAGCCCGTTGCGGTATGGCTGATTGGTATTTCCTTTGTTCTGTTTGTCGTCCTGCGCCTGCTTTCCAGATCCGTACACCAGCACTACAGGTAA
- a CDS encoding substrate-binding domain-containing protein: MNAVIRIILFAVILVCSQAPALPAGTYDILVIPKNTRYGYWKKVGAGAEAAGREFDLDILFRGPYEEDQIESQLDLIRMGIRKPVDAIVLAPVHGEKMTQTVGRAVERGIKVVVIDSAMSGNFHSSFIASDNYAAGRQAAQYMHSILKAQGRIMMLRLARKNASTESRENGFYNTVNAFGTDLNVVADPYVGVSLGSAYRTILPLLKGDCAIEGIFAPNESSVMAVMKAVQKYSLSDKIKVVGFDFNPEIEAGLRSGQLHGVIVQQPWKMGYLGVKTAFDLLRNTPVPKKIVTKTILVTRKNIDRPEIQGILSPGTP, from the coding sequence ATGAATGCGGTGATCCGGATTATACTTTTTGCGGTTATCCTGGTGTGCAGCCAAGCGCCTGCTTTGCCGGCAGGCACATACGACATCCTGGTCATCCCCAAGAATACCCGGTATGGGTATTGGAAAAAAGTGGGTGCCGGTGCAGAGGCGGCCGGCCGGGAATTTGATCTGGACATCCTGTTCAGGGGGCCCTATGAAGAAGACCAGATTGAGTCACAGCTGGACCTTATCCGGATGGGGATCCGAAAGCCGGTGGACGCCATTGTCCTGGCGCCGGTCCACGGGGAGAAGATGACCCAAACGGTGGGGCGGGCCGTTGAGCGGGGTATCAAAGTGGTGGTGATTGACTCCGCCATGAGCGGTAATTTCCATTCCAGCTTTATTGCTTCAGATAATTATGCGGCGGGCCGGCAGGCGGCCCAATACATGCATTCCATCCTCAAGGCCCAGGGGAGGATCATGATGTTGCGGCTGGCCAGGAAAAATGCGTCCACAGAAAGCCGCGAGAATGGATTTTATAATACCGTAAACGCCTTTGGAACGGATCTGAATGTGGTGGCAGATCCCTATGTGGGCGTTTCCCTGGGGTCTGCCTACCGAACTATTTTGCCGCTCCTTAAGGGGGATTGCGCCATCGAAGGTATATTCGCCCCGAATGAGTCTTCGGTGATGGCGGTGATGAAGGCCGTGCAAAAATACAGCCTTTCAGACAAAATCAAGGTGGTTGGATTTGATTTTAATCCTGAGATTGAGGCGGGCCTGCGCAGCGGGCAACTCCACGGGGTCATTGTGCAGCAGCCCTGGAAAATGGGGTATTTAGGAGTGAAAACCGCATTTGATCTGCTCCGCAATACCCCGGTCCCCAAAAAGATTGTCACAAAAACCATTCTGGTGACCCGGAAAAATATTGACCGGCCCGAAATTCAGGGCATCCTTTCTCCCGGGACCCCCTAG